A window from Pangasianodon hypophthalmus isolate fPanHyp1 chromosome 4, fPanHyp1.pri, whole genome shotgun sequence encodes these proteins:
- the sdr16c5b gene encoding epidermal retinol dehydrogenase 2, producing MNFFLETLKVLGLSVVYYLEAFFRLFVPARRKSVEGELVLLTGAGSGLGRIMALEFARLGARLVLWDIDEAGNLETARLVKETHGSRAHTYTCDCSSREVVYKVADQVKREVGDITILVNNAGIVTGKKFLQSPDPLIEKTMEVNSMAHFWTCKAFLPAMIAANHGHVVSIASSAGLIGVSGLADYCASKFAAVGFAESMALEMLAMGCNGVKTTIVCPFFINTGMFDGANTKWPRLMPILEPDYVCRKIVDAVRRDQVYLYLPRSIYLSIALKNMLPVKIGVLLGEYLGAFDFMAKFKGHGKKSN from the exons ATGAACTTCTTCTTAGAGACTCTGAAGGTGCTCGGATTGTCGGTGGTCTACTACCTGGAGGCGTTTTTCCGGCTGTTTGTGCCGGCGCGGAGGAAGAGTGTTGAGGGAGAGCTGGTGCTGCTGACCGGGGCTGGAAGTGGACTCGGCCGGATCATGGCGCTGGAGTTCGCGCGGCTCGGCGCGCGCCTCGTGCTGTGGGACATCGACGAGGCGGGAAACCTGGAGACCGCGCGCCTTGTCAAAGAAACACACGGCTCGCGAGCGCACACCTACACCTGCGACTGTAGTAGCCGAGAGGTGGTGTACAAAGTGGCGGACCAG GTCAAACGGGAGGTGGGTGACATTACAATTTTGGTGAACAATGCCGGCATCGTCACAGGGAAAAAGTTCCTGCAATCTCCAGACCCGCTTATAGAGAAGACTATGGAGGTCAACAGCATGGCCCATTTCTGG ACGTGCAAGGCTTTCCTCCCAGCGATGATTGCTGCAAACCACGGCCATGTGGTCAGCATAGCTAGCTCAGCTGGACTTATCGGTGTCAGCGGACTGGCAG ATTACTGTGCTAGCAAGTTTGCGGCAGTGGGCTTTGCAGAGTCCATGGCTCTGGAGATGTTGGCTATGGGCTGTAATGGAGTGAAGACCACCATAGTGTGTCCCTTCTTCATCAACACTGGAATGTTTGATGGGGCTAACACAAA GTGGCCAAGACTCATGCCTATTTTGGAGCCAGATTATGTGTGTAGAAAGATTGTGGATGCTGTTCGGAGAGATCAGGTCTATCTATATCTGCCTCGTAGCATCTATCTTTCCATCGCTCTAAAGAA TATGTTGCCTGTTAAAATAGGAGTGCTGCTTGGTGAATACCTGGGAGCATTTGACTTTATGGCTAAGTTCAAAGGACATGGCAAGAAGAGTAACTGA
- the chchd7 gene encoding coiled-coil-helix-coiled-coil-helix domain-containing protein 7, which translates to MSTKSSARKVRNADSNPCIEESDGSQKCLEAYNYDKNMCSAYFLKYKNCRKYWHTVMLQRRREGIKPDMPTAKEREELLDSLGGKPY; encoded by the exons ATGAGCACCAAGTCGAGTGCTAGAAAAGTTCGGAATGCAGACAGCAACCCCTGTATAGAG GAGAGTGATGGTTCCCAAAAGTGCCTGGAAGCGTATAACTATGATAAGAACATGTGCTCTGCATACTTCTTGAAGTATAAGAATTGCAGGAAGTACTGG caTACTGTGATGCTACAACGCAGGCGTGAAGGTATAAAGCCCGATATGCCTACAGCTAAAGAGAGGGAAGAATTGCTAGATTCTCTGGGAGGGAAGCCCTACTGA